A stretch of the uncultured Fibrobacter sp. genome encodes the following:
- a CDS encoding FISUMP domain-containing protein, giving the protein MKNCLYMLIALCALSICLDGCSGDGSKESNPINVGSAVEESSSSDDDVSSSSGKASLGSLLFKDSSGSTEDSVSAKASSSSGKKKSSSSVASSSSGTKVSEPDDGPSDVPAKSSESGKSSESAKSSATSSSSSQSGSSQTSSSSSSGVQEPSSSSKAPEPADSSSSSKAESSSSVVQVIPSKLYDCNQFKCQPTQYLNPEIEYGELLDVRDNHVYRTVEIGDQVWMAQNLNYDTGDTTTDSRFVYRYSSVVVPNVEDSIAKYGRGYTWYQIIDSTECDTASCYFTVSDPPRRGICPEGWHVPSEREWKLLEKFVDLNNESESLGVSLKAKSLWEEHPNAPTGSDRFGFSALPFQPKMSSYYPLETAAFWTTGEVPGSTSCAYAHVFNYYYQFISKESYGKSQRIALRCLKD; this is encoded by the coding sequence ATGAAGAATTGTTTGTATATGCTGATTGCGCTGTGCGCCCTGTCGATTTGCCTTGACGGCTGTTCCGGAGACGGCTCGAAAGAATCCAATCCGATAAATGTAGGTAGCGCGGTGGAGGAATCGAGTTCCAGCGACGATGATGTTTCCAGTTCTTCTGGCAAGGCCTCGCTGGGTTCCCTGTTGTTCAAGGATTCCTCGGGCAGCACCGAAGACTCCGTGTCGGCAAAGGCGTCGTCGAGTTCCGGCAAGAAAAAGTCGTCCAGCTCGGTGGCCTCGTCTTCGAGCGGCACCAAGGTTTCCGAACCGGATGATGGACCGTCAGACGTGCCCGCAAAGTCTTCCGAATCGGGCAAGTCTTCCGAATCGGCCAAGTCTTCCGCAACGTCGTCGAGTTCGTCGCAATCAGGTTCGTCGCAGACAAGTTCTTCGAGCAGTTCCGGCGTTCAGGAGCCATCGAGCAGCTCCAAGGCCCCTGAACCCGCCGACAGTTCGTCCAGCTCGAAAGCGGAATCGAGCAGCAGCGTAGTGCAGGTGATTCCGTCGAAACTTTACGACTGCAACCAGTTCAAGTGTCAGCCGACGCAATACCTGAACCCTGAAATCGAGTATGGCGAATTGCTGGATGTAAGGGATAACCATGTCTACCGCACGGTGGAAATCGGCGACCAGGTGTGGATGGCCCAGAACCTGAATTACGACACTGGCGACACGACGACGGATTCCCGGTTCGTCTATCGGTATTCATCCGTTGTCGTCCCGAATGTCGAGGACAGCATTGCGAAATACGGCCGCGGCTATACGTGGTACCAGATTATCGATTCGACGGAATGCGATACCGCTTCCTGCTATTTCACCGTTTCCGACCCTCCACGCCGTGGCATTTGTCCGGAGGGCTGGCACGTACCCAGCGAACGGGAGTGGAAACTCCTGGAAAAATTCGTAGACCTGAATAACGAGAGCGAATCCCTTGGCGTGAGCCTTAAGGCGAAAAGCTTATGGGAAGAGCATCCGAATGCTCCCACGGGTTCGGACCGCTTCGGCTTCTCGGCGCTGCCTTTCCAACCGAAAATGAGCAGCTATTATCCCTTGGAAACGGCCGCCTTTTGGACTACGGGGGAAGTTCCCGGTTCCACGAGTTGCGCCTATGCCCACGTCTTCAATTACTATTATCAGTTTATATCCAAGGAGTCTTACGGCAAGAGTCAAAGAATAGCTCTCCGTTGCCTAAAAGACTAG